Sequence from the Sulfuracidifex tepidarius genome:
AGCAATATCACGATCACTATAAACAACGTCTCTCATTTCTTCACAGTACAGCAGAGCAACGTGTTCACGGTCCACTTCAGAGTGCAGAACTCGTCCTTCGTGGGAATAACCCTCCACGTTAACGAACCGTATTCGTATTTCCTTCTCACGCTGTCTGTGCATAACCACGACAAAGAGCTTCATTCCTTCATGTTACAAGAACCTTACGAGGTACTTCTGATCTTCTTGATTCCAAGCGTAGCATTGATGTTCGCTTCGCTAAAGCTTAGGAGACTGTCTATACCCTTCTCAAGGCTTTCCTGGTTATCTCTAGTTGTGCTTTTAGGGATTTTCTACATAACGTTCATGTTAGACTATTTTAACTTGGCTGTAGTCAGTCCCACGTTGTTAGCTTTGGAAGGGATAGCGGTTACCGTGAACTTAGCGTTCTCGTTCTTCTCTTCCATAAGTAAGAAAGAGGTAACTTGATATTTTTAGCGTGAAAAGTGACAATTTATGTTGTATGAAATTGCTGTTAGAGCAAGGAACATGATATGGCGTTACCCTTTAGGTGGAGCGGAGAACGTTACGCTTAACTGGTTGTCTAGATTCAGGCGTATTAAGGTACACATGATTCCCGTGGTAGATGATATTTACGTGAGGATGTGCTTCAATGGTAAGGTAAGTAGAGAGGAGGTCGAAGAGATAGCGAAGGGTCAGCCTTTCTCTTACGACCAAGACATCCTGAGCATGTACTTGGATTGCAAGTTACACCTAGATCCTGGCGGGTATAGAAAACTGGACTACAATTACGTATTTGACCCAGTCCTTTTTCCGGATACATTACCTTTGAGGAAGCAATTCAGTAAAGAAACCGGTAATCCCTTAGTCTCCTACGCGCTTAAGAAAGGATCAATTCTGATCTCATCGCTTATAGGTATAGGTGACATTAACCTGACTAACACTTACCTTTTGAAGAACGCATTCTACATGTCCCTCTACGGCGGTCTAAGCGATAACTTACTCCTGAAATTCCTTTACTTAAGAACGATAGAAAGGCACCTTTTTCTAAACCTCAGGAAATACAAGGACAGAGTGCTGCTTCTGTCAACCTCCGAAGGCGTTAAGGACAAGCTACCTAAGGGTATGGAAGCCAAGGTAGTTTTCCCCCATTTCGCCCTTGATGAGGACGTGAGGAAATACAAGA
This genomic interval carries:
- a CDS encoding glycosyltransferase yields the protein MLYEIAVRARNMIWRYPLGGAENVTLNWLSRFRRIKVHMIPVVDDIYVRMCFNGKVSREEVEEIAKGQPFSYDQDILSMYLDCKLHLDPGGYRKLDYNYVFDPVLFPDTLPLRKQFSKETGNPLVSYALKKGSILISSLIGIGDINLTNTYLLKNAFYMSLYGGLSDNLLLKFLYLRTIERHLFLNLRKYKDRVLLLSTSEGVKDKLPKGMEAKVVFPHFALDEDVRKYKTSDKCDYAVFFARVTTLKGIYEAIRAFKLIKGENIKSLLVIGENFSSARSEEDVQFLGRIKDRQEVYKIISHARVSIYPSHSDAFGISVLETLGVGTPVSMYYNPANYEYFSKSKMVKIAREYDVKGLARNALELNYNDDEYTDSLISSHLNWETVAQKIEGIITKWLEGKSQTW